The nucleotide sequence GAGCCTTAAAATATAGGCCGACAGCGATTTCAGCGGCGGTCCGCCAATCGTGGCTACCCATTCAGAGACAAGGGCGGCTTTGACTGTATCCATGGCCCGGGAAACTACGCCTTGATATAGATCAAGGCGCAGCTGGCCCGTTCTTTCAGTCGGGAAGGATCGTAATCGGCCATTTAATCGTAGGAGGGATTTGATGGTTGGCCGTCGGGGCGATGTTGTGTTCCGGCGTCAACAAGCCGCCCTCGGAGCAATGCAATTCTGGGGTATGCGGACTCGATCAGCGGCGCACCTGCGGCCCGCTGTCCCGGCTCCGTTCGAAGCCCGGCGGGTGTGGGCCCGTCTTTAGGCGTGGGTGGCCCCTGTTGCCATGGTTCGGCCGAGCGCCCCGGGCGTGACGCATGAGGCCTGGCTGAAAACTCCGGTGATGAACGCGACGGGGAGGCGGATTAGCCGGCCAGCCAGCCGGGGGAATGAGGCCTTCGTTTAGCCGCTGTACGGTTACGTTGCGTGCGCGCGCCCCATTACGAGTTCCGACGGCGGCGCTGGGTGGCCGCTGGCTGCAAGGATTCCGTGAGCACGCCGAGGAACCGACGATGATGGCGCGAGCGCTGTTCGACGAGTCGATAAGTGCCGAGCTTGGCAAAGTTCATAAGCATCATCCAGGCGATTTCATAAAGCCAGATAAGACCGATCGCCGCCCAGGAGATCGACGGCATCAGCCAGCCGAACGTTACAAAACACACGCCTGCAATCTGGGTACCCACGATGGCGGTGAACAGTTGCCAGGACGGGTAGGGCGGACGCCAGAGGGGGTGTCGTGAGCGCGTGACGAACAGCAACAGGTGGCCGCCGGCGATAAAAGCCAGAAACATCATCGTCTGGGTTTGGGCCAGCCCTACCCCGAACACATCCCGGGCGAGCAGGTACAGCCCGAAACTCTGGGCCAACGACAGCGCCCCCATGACCGACGAAATCGCGAGCAGTCGATCCATTTGCCAGCGCACCGGCTTTTGGCTGGTCTCGGCGTTATCCCAGGCGATGGTCATGATCGGAATGTCGTCGAGTAGCGCCAGGAGGATGATCATGATCGTGGTCAGCGGATAACTGTTGTAGATGAGCATGGTCAGAACCACGAATACCATGATGCTCAGCGTCATGGAGATGCGATAGATGGTGTAGCTCATCATCCGCTCGAAGATGCGCCGTGCCTCCTCCACCGCACCGATAATCACCGACAGCCCCGGCGCAGTCAGAATGAGACTGGCCGCGCTGCGCGCGGCGTCGGTCGCACCGGAGACCGCGATGCCGACTTCGGCTTGCTTGAGCGCCGGCGCGTCGTTTACGCCGTCGCCGGTCATGGCGACGATATGGCCGGCATCCTGCAGCGCCTTGACGATGGCGAATTTATGCTCGGGGAACACCTCGGCGAAACCGTCTGCATCCTCGATTGCCTGGGCCGCCTCGGCGGATACACCGCGCTGCCCGCTTTCATCCATCAGTAGGGCGCCGGCCGGATGGATATTCGTGCCCATGTCGAGATCGCGTGCGATCTCGCGCGCGATTGCGGTGTTGTCGCCGGTGATCATTTTCACGGCAATACCGTGCGCTCGGGCATTGGCCAGCGTCTGTTTGGAATCCTCGCGCGGCGGGTCGTACAACGGCAGAATGCCGAGGCAATGCCAGCCGCCGTCGGCGCGCGATGTGGCCACGCCGAGGGTGCGAAAGCCCCGGGCGGCGGCCGAGTCGACGACCTTTTGCGCACGTGTTCGTGCCTCTCCGGACAAGTCGCAGAGTTCGAAAATAACCTGTGGCGCGCCCTTGCTGACCTGGAACTCAGTGCCGTCCTGGGTCTGAATGCTGGCCTCGGTGCGCTTGTGGGTCGGGTCGAAGGGCTTAAAACGCGTCTGCTGGTACTGTTTGAGTACCGAGGCATCAGGTAGCGCCTCGATGATGGCCGTATCAATGGCATCGCGGTTTTCGGCCCGGGAAGCCAGCGCGCCGTATAGCACGATGTCGTCGTCTTCGGCGGCATCCAGCAGTGTCGGCTCGCCCAGGGTCAAACGATTCTGGGTCAGCGTGCCGGTTTTGTCCGTGCACAGCATGTCCACGCCGGCCATCTCTTCGATGGATTCCAGACGCGCCACGATCGCTTTCATCCGGGACAACGCAAGTGCACCCAGTGCCATGGTGACGGAAAGTACCGCGGGCAGCGCCACCGGGATCGAGGCGACCACGACGATCAACACGAACGACAACAGTTCCAGCACCGGCATGCCGCGTGCGATCTCGACGCCGACCAGCAGGGCCGAAAGGGCGCCGGCGGAGATGATCAACAGGTTGCCGATGTGCAGTACCGCGCGCTGGAAATGGGACGTTGCGCCGGCGCTCTCTACTAACTTGGCCGTCTTGCCGAAGGCGGTGTGCGCCCCGGTGGCACAGACCACGGCGACCATTTCACCCTCCTTGATAAGGGTGCTGGAGTAGGCCAGATCGCCGTTTTTTTTATTCGCCGGCAGCGACTCACCCGTTAGCGCCGATTGGTCTATGGATAGATAGTCACCCTCGAGTAGCTTCACGTCGGCCGGTACAACGTCGCCGAGCCGCAGTCTTACGATGTCACCCGGCACCAGCAGGGCTGCCTCAATCTCCCGCCAGGTACCGTCGCGTAGCGCCCGAGCCTTAAGTGCCAGCTGGCCCTTGAGCGAGGCCAACGCATCGGCCGCGGATTTTTCCTGCCAGAAGCCGATGCCGCCGTTGATGATGAGCATGGCGACGATGACGGCCAGGCTATCCCAATCCCCGTTGACCGCTGAAAGCACGGCGGCGATTTCAATCATTCCCGGGATCGGCCCCCAGAAATAGGACAGCAGTACACGCCACAGCGGCGTGTGCTGTTCGCTCAGCTGATTCGCACCATACTGATCAAGTCGTTCGCTCGCCTGATCCTCGCTGAGGCCGTCACTCGAACTGTCGAGTTTGGCAAGCGCTGCATCGTTATCCAGGGAGGCAAAGGCGTTTGCGCCATCGGTCTGGCGTTCGGATTGTTTGTCAATCATGGGGATCCTGTCCTTCCTGGTCTTGTGACGGCCGTGGCCGGGATGCCCTCTGTGTCGTGTTATCCGTTTCCGGGTAGACGCCCGACGATCTCGACGCGTTCGGCGGCGATATGCGCACCGGACAAGATGACCTGACTCTGTTTGGTCGTTGTGTTGTCGGGTTCATGTCATCCACGCCTGGCGAGCCCGGCAACGACTCACCCGTGTCGGGGATTGCCGCGGAGGCCACAGTCACCGCGAACCCGGCTGTAGCGGGACGAGCCGACGCGCGGCTATGCGATCCGGCGTCACGGCCATGCTTGTCTTGGTCCGGGAGAACGTCAGGGTGCAAATGGCCGCAGTGCGTGCCCACTGGCGTCCGGCCCAGTGGGCTGCAGCCGGTTGAGTTAGCAGCGCTATAGCTCATACGCCGCGCCCGCCTTCGCGCTGCCACTGTCGGTAGCGGGTGGCCACCGCACAGGAAGCCAGGCGGGAAAGCATGTTGTCGGCGCGGCTGGTCAGCATGATCGGGACACGTGCGCCTACCACCATGCCGGCGAGGTGGGCATCGCCGAGGTACTCAAGCTGTTTGGCGATCATGTTGCCGCACTCGAGGTCGGGCACGACCAGCACGTCTGCGCGACCGGCTACCTCGGATCGAATATGTTTTGTGGTCGCCGCTTCGGGCGAAACGGCGTTGTCCAACGCCAGTGGCCCGTCGAGTGTGCCGCCGATGATCTGCCCACGGTCGGCCATCTTGCACAGGGCCGCGGCATCCAGTGTGGCTTGCATCTTCGCGTTGATCGTTTCCACGGCACATACGATTGCGACTTTCGGCACTTCAATGCCCAGGGCCCGCGCAAGATCAATGGCGTTCTGCACAATGTCACGCTTTGCCATCAGGTCCGGCATGATGTTGATCGCAGCATCGGTGATCAGCAGCAGCCGGGGATAAGTGGGTTCATCGACCACGAAGACGTGACTCATCCGTTGCTCGGTGCGCAGCCCCGCATGGCGGGCAACGACCGCGTGCATCAACTCCTCCGTATGCAGGGCCCCCTTCATCAGCGCCTCGACCTCGCCGGTCCGCACCAGCGTCACGGCACGGGTTGCCGCTTCCTGCGCGTGGCCGACATCGACGATTCGTATATCGGCCAGATCGAGACCGGATTGCTCCGCTACGGCACGGATTTGAGCGGATGGGCCGACCAGCACCGGCGCGATCAGACCGTGAGCGGTCGCCTCAAGCGCGCCATTGAGCGCAACGGCGTCGACGGGTTGCACAATCGCCGTGGCAAGCGGTGCGGCCGGTCGGGTACGCTCAATCAGAGCCTGCAAGCGTTGGCCGGGCAATACAGCATGGGTATTGATCGGATCGGCTTGTACGGCGCTGCGTATTCGCGTGGGCTTGTCCGTGGACATCTCGCGTTTCCATCGAACCACTGGTGAACTCTAGGTTAGGCAACCGGAGGTTAAGCGTTTTGATCCGCATCAATAAGCATCCCATCGAGTTGAGGCCCAATACATTTCCGATGTTGGTGAGCACCGTCGCGCGTGGCGATTTCCTGGCGGCCATCCGATGACCGTCGGCGGCGTCACGGCCCAGCTTGGCAACGATGCCCGCGAGCTCGCCGGCGTCGCCAGCGGGCCGGTGCCCGGGATCAGCCATCCGCATGCGCTACGACTTAAACGCCCGCCGCTGGCTGGCCCGATCCCGCAACGTCAGGATATGTGGTCCGAGCATGGCCGCTCTAAGCTTGTAAAATGGCGTCGTGCGCGCACGCGATCGAGAGCGGCGCCACGATCGCCGAGGCGGCCCAGACAACGTAACTCAAGCCCACGCGTGTCCGGTGAACTTGCGGCGCTTCCGGCTTGTTGAGGATTGCGTATGGCCATTGCTTGTCCCGACTGCGGCGAAGACCAGTCGATCCCCGTGCTGGTCGAAAACACGGTCGCGGAGTGCCGTCGTTGCGGCCGTTTGCTCGATCAGTTCAACGAGTCGGGGCTGTCGGTCGCCCTGGCATGGTCTTGGGCGTCTTTATTGTTGCTGCTTCCGGCCAATCTGCTGCCGCTGATGCAGGTTTCGATCGGCCACG is from Salinisphaera sp. LB1 and encodes:
- a CDS encoding plasma-membrane proton-efflux P-type ATPase; its protein translation is MIDKQSERQTDGANAFASLDNDAALAKLDSSSDGLSEDQASERLDQYGANQLSEQHTPLWRVLLSYFWGPIPGMIEIAAVLSAVNGDWDSLAVIVAMLIINGGIGFWQEKSAADALASLKGQLALKARALRDGTWREIEAALLVPGDIVRLRLGDVVPADVKLLEGDYLSIDQSALTGESLPANKKNGDLAYSSTLIKEGEMVAVVCATGAHTAFGKTAKLVESAGATSHFQRAVLHIGNLLIISAGALSALLVGVEIARGMPVLELLSFVLIVVVASIPVALPAVLSVTMALGALALSRMKAIVARLESIEEMAGVDMLCTDKTGTLTQNRLTLGEPTLLDAAEDDDIVLYGALASRAENRDAIDTAIIEALPDASVLKQYQQTRFKPFDPTHKRTEASIQTQDGTEFQVSKGAPQVIFELCDLSGEARTRAQKVVDSAAARGFRTLGVATSRADGGWHCLGILPLYDPPREDSKQTLANARAHGIAVKMITGDNTAIAREIARDLDMGTNIHPAGALLMDESGQRGVSAEAAQAIEDADGFAEVFPEHKFAIVKALQDAGHIVAMTGDGVNDAPALKQAEVGIAVSGATDAARSAASLILTAPGLSVIIGAVEEARRIFERMMSYTIYRISMTLSIMVFVVLTMLIYNSYPLTTIMIILLALLDDIPIMTIAWDNAETSQKPVRWQMDRLLAISSVMGALSLAQSFGLYLLARDVFGVGLAQTQTMMFLAFIAGGHLLLFVTRSRHPLWRPPYPSWQLFTAIVGTQIAGVCFVTFGWLMPSISWAAIGLIWLYEIAWMMLMNFAKLGTYRLVEQRSRHHRRFLGVLTESLQPAATQRRRRNS